The Gossypium hirsutum isolate 1008001.06 chromosome A03, Gossypium_hirsutum_v2.1, whole genome shotgun sequence genome contains the following window.
GAACTCGAAAAAGGGTTGGTTATTAActtactttttctttattttctttgtttttgccAAGGTTTCAATGTGATGCTAACTATATGTGTTTATGTCTTTATCTGGCAACTCAGTATCTTAAACGAGGTTCAAGTTGTTTTTGCTTGTGATTTCGACCAAAAAAGAATCAATGATTTTTGATTGATTTTGCAGTTATCAGGAGGCAATTGAGGATATTACGAAAAGAATGGGTGCAGGAATGGCAAAATTTATTTGCAAAGAGGTTTGTCATGCATGCATTGTTTATTTTAACCTGCTTTTTGTTGAGGTGTGGGACGGAAAAGACGGGGTTTTATTTCAGTCAACAAAATTCTGGGTTTTCCCTCAAACAAATATGTTTGCACACGTGCGTGTGCATAAGCTAATCTGCATTGTTATTTTAACCTGCTTTTTCTTGATGAACACTGATCTTCTTGTTGAGGTGTGGGAAGGTAAAGACAGTATACTATTTCAGCCAACAATATTCGAGTTTTCCCTTGAACAAATATGTGTGTATGTGTTAATCTGCATTGTTATTTTAACTTGCTTTTTATTGATGAACACGGTAGTCTATTTCAGCCAACAAAATTCGGGGTTTTCCCTCGAACAAATATGTTATTGTTTGCATGTGTGTTAATCTGCATTGTTTATTTTAACAACGCATGCATTGTTATTTTAACCTGCTTTTTGTTGATGAACATGGTACTCTATTTCAGCCAACAAAATTCAGGGTTTTCCCTCGAACAAATGCATGTGTGTTTGTGTGTGCTAATCTGCATTGTTGAAAAGACAGTATTCTATTTCGGTCAACAATATTCAGCTTTTTCCCTTGAacaaatagatatattaatttgCTATATCTAATATGAGTTACTGGACAGTGGGCACTGAGCTATACCTGGATGTATGAATGAGAAAAAGGTTTATTTACAAAGAATCAAAGACTGGTTGATCTCTTCTATATTGTCTCTTACCGTATATAAGAACTTAACCTCTCAATCTTAGCACTAAATCATATGTATGCAcgaaaacaaattttaaatgtGTTCATATCAACATATATATGATCCTGGAAACTTGTGTTTTATATTGCAGGTTGAAACAGTTGATGACTACGATGAATATTGTCACTATGTAGCAGGACTCGTGGGATTAGGTCTTTCCAAACTTTTCCATGCATGCGGTACAGAAGATTTGGCTCCCGATACTCTCTCCAATTCAATGGGGTTATTTCTTCAGGTATTGCTCTGATACGCGAATGAAGTAACTTTTTTCTTGTGCATGGATTTCGACAGTTGCTTGAAGATACGATTCTTTAACCATGTGTTTTGGATCTAACAAAATTGCAGAAAACAAATATAATCCGAGATTATCTCGAGGATATCAATGAGATACCAAAGTCGCGTATGTTTTGGCCTCGTCAAATTTGGGGTAAATATGTCAACAAACTTGAGGTATACCCAAATTTCATTGAAGTTTGAGTAACTTTACACGGAACCACATTTAAATGGGTGTTCCCTTATATTAATTTTCCCCCGTAGGACTTGAAATATGAGGAAAACTCGGTCAAGGCAGTGCAGTGCTTGAATGACATGATTACTAATGCTTTAATACATGTGGATGATTGCCTAAAATACATGTCTGCTTTACCTGATCCTGCAATCTTTCGATTTTGTGCTATCCCTCAGGTTCGAGAGAGAGTATTTCTTCTGTTATCTTATATTCGCTCTTGTATATCATTCAAGTGGCATGTTATCTTCATTAAATCATGTACTGTTATTGAATTGACTTGGATTGTGCTATTACTAGGTCATGGCTATCGGAACACTAGCCTTATGCTACAACAACATCGAAGTCTTCAGAGGCGTAGTGAAAATGAGGCGCGGTAAGCTATTAGTCTCCAGAATTGTTTTCTTTGAAGCTTATAGGCACAGACACTTTGTTGAAAGTGAGGCTTAATTTGTTGGGTTGATGTCAAGTTTATCTTCGGGTTGTGTTTCCAGGTCTCACTGCGAAAGTCATTGACCGAACCAACACGATGGCTGATGTCTATGGTGCTTTCTATGATTTTTCTTGTATGTTGAAAGCTAAGGTACGTGATTCATTCTTAACATTTTGATAAACAATATTTATATACCAACTTCGAGAATTTCGTCGAATGCATCGTACTTGTATGTCGTTTTTCGTGGGGTTTCATGACAACGAAAGTGCTTCTGTGGTTATTGTAGGTCGACAAAAACGATCCTAGTGCACAAAAAACGTCAAGCAGACTTGATTCGATCCTCAAGACTTGCAGGGACTCAGGGGTCCTGAATGAAAGGTTTATCGAAGTTGCATTATCGAAATTTATGGTTGATGCTGTTATTTtcgtttaaaaaagaaaaatcatatcttcgtacttacatttttttaaatgggTTTTGGGCAGGAAATCTTACATAATTCCAAATCAGACCAATTACACTCCACTTCTGGTGAGTGTTCATAAAATTTTTGGGTAAAAGTACCATGTAGGTTCTTATATTAGAAGTCAGattgaattttatttcttttacttaaaaatgggcaaattagtttCTATACTTTAGATCGAGAGCAAATGAtcttttttgttgaaaatttcatctatttttactgttaaaaacttaCGTGGTTGATGGAATAAGTAGAGACGCCACGTGTACCTTATTCTAATGTACAAAGATCaaattttaatagtagaaatagataaaatttttaatagaaaaatcaatttactttttaatctaacgGGATTAATCTGTCAATTTCTTAAGTACAGGGTACAAAATGCAATTTACCTTTTAATAGAAGAGCTTTCATAGTACTTTTCATAGTACTTTTATCTAACATTTTGGCATCCTTGTGGCTATTTTTCAATGGATATTTACTGATTATTCTCATTTGACCTAATGCAGGCTGTCTTGCTTTTCATTTTACTGGCCATTATTTTTGCTAATCGAGGCCCCAGTGGGCCAAATTAACTAGTAAGTTCTATTACTTAACAATGAAATTCATTAGTTTAGTAAAAGGATAAAATGTGTTTTAAGTCTTTGTACTTTTCGTATATtttgaatttagtttttttacttttatttcaagtcatttaatctctttattttttaaatttaaaaatggaagtccaattgttaataaagttaaaatttctattaaattcaGTTTCATTACGACTTTTTTTTTGTGTTACATCACTAtaaagtgagtattttttaatttcaaaatatcacagcaatgaatttgataaaagaattttaagttaaacgataacaagacctaaaatattgaaattatattttaattgtctAGTAATTATCAAAAGGTTAATATGCAATGAGTTTCTATACCTTtaacaaatttagaatttagtccatatatattaatttttcaaaatttaaattttttagattttaaaattcaagcatAATAGTCAGCACTAAAGTTGTTTATGGCCTGAGTCATTCAGCTTGAAAGCTTGTTTGAAAAAGGTTTGAAAAATGAGTtcagataaaaaaaaataaggacTGTATAGAAAAATGGGTCAGTTTTTagataagatttttttatttgggtttagCCTGACTCAAATTtgcaataaaaaattattattttttcatattttgctgttgtttagtattatttaagtataaaatttttttaaaatttattttcaatttgttagaaaatatttatttaatatttttagtatatttgatatattatatttaaaaaaataaatataggtGGGTTACACTTAGCTTTAGCATTGGTATTTGAGTCGGGTTTAAGTAAAAATTTAGACTTATTTTTTGGGCTGGGTTGGGCTCAAGCTTAATAATCGAGCCTAAAGTTTTATTCCTTCAACAATGACAATTCTAGATTGCAcagttattttttttttttgttaaatataggtttatgttgaatttttaaaaataaaaatagaaagattaaCTTTCGAAATAGGGACTTGTGGCATATTGATTAACCCTTCTTGTTCTCTTTGTTTTCATTTGTGCAGGACCATgctttaattataataaataaaataataaatttctacGAAATGGGATATGTGGTAGCATTCTAATCTAGcttgaaaaagttttttttttttctaaaaaattaaataatataaaacatcatTATCGGTGTATTAGAAAAATGAAGTCTTGTTGTACATATTTTGTTGAGTGAGGTTTACTAATAAAATGGTATAACGCTACCGTTTTGGTTGTGCATGTAATATGGTTGCGAATGTCCAAAGACTCCAAGCACATAGCATAAGACAGGTTGAGCAAGAAAATTGAAAACAACATTAGCTTCAACCCAaatatttggtttgtttttatttaatttgattttatttacaCTTacgtaaaattaaaattgtttacaccattttgtatatttttatcagTTTAACATAAACCGTCACAGTTATGatttatgtatgttaaatttgatataaattaaaaaaatttaattattaccaAATTGTTCAATAAgtgttaatatataatattttaaattaatatgatagagatatcaaattagtttaaaaaattacatgtataattatatcaataaattcataaaatattaatcatacaaaaatatgtaaaaagatataaattttataactaaatCCTTTCTCGACTGTAATTAtctaaattgaaatta
Protein-coding sequences here:
- the LOC107928014 gene encoding squalene synthase 2, coding for MGSLGALVKHPDDFYPLLKLKMASRHAERQIPSEPHWAFCFSMLHKVSRSFALVIQQLDIELKNAVCIFYLVLRALDTVEDDTSVATDIKVPILKEFYRHIYDPDWHFSCGTKNYKVLMDEFHHISTAFLELEKGYQEAIEDITKRMGAGMAKFICKEVETVDDYDEYCHYVAGLVGLGLSKLFHACGTEDLAPDTLSNSMGLFLQKTNIIRDYLEDINEIPKSRMFWPRQIWGKYVNKLEDLKYEENSVKAVQCLNDMITNALIHVDDCLKYMSALPDPAIFRFCAIPQVMAIGTLALCYNNIEVFRGVVKMRRGLTAKVIDRTNTMADVYGAFYDFSCMLKAKVDKNDPSAQKTSSRLDSILKTCRDSGVLNERKSYIIPNQTNYTPLLAVLLFILLAIIFANRGPSGPN